A DNA window from Leptolyngbya sp. KIOST-1 contains the following coding sequences:
- a CDS encoding protein adenylyltransferase SelO family protein: MLQKLGFEQLDADLATALVNQTIDLLSAVQVGYHLYFLNLSPSRRTLWRLMVSLSL, translated from the coding sequence ATGCTGCAGAAGTTGGGATTTGAGCAGCTAGACGCCGATCTGGCCACCGCCCTGGTCAATCAGACGATCGACCTGCTCAGTGCCGTCCAGGTGGGCTACCATCTTTACTTCCTCAATTTGAGCCCGAGCAGGAGGACTCTCTGGAGGCTCATGGTCAGCCTCTCTCTCTAG
- a CDS encoding potassium channel family protein — MGLKTTVKSFASKLLAFQRSESKFVWILIAVFMLILFSPFLPSHGWGSYIFHLLLLFVILSGILAASDERQIIRQITFIGIFVVALDWIGFLAHNYLPKLELFIFALYALVMGLITVAIILAILRSPQVTANIICGSIAGYLLIGLSGAFVALLIETLHPGAFLLGGEPLSREGLADELIYYSMVSLSTIGYGDITPVAPMARSVSLAVGLTGQIYLTVLVAVLVGKFLKD, encoded by the coding sequence ATGGGCCTGAAGACTACGGTTAAGTCTTTTGCGTCAAAGCTTCTGGCTTTTCAGCGATCGGAATCCAAGTTTGTATGGATTCTGATCGCTGTTTTCATGCTGATTTTGTTTAGCCCTTTTCTGCCAAGTCACGGCTGGGGCAGCTATATTTTCCACCTCTTGTTGTTGTTTGTTATTCTGTCAGGGATTTTGGCCGCCAGCGATGAAAGACAAATTATTCGCCAGATCACATTTATCGGAATTTTTGTGGTTGCCCTTGACTGGATTGGGTTTTTGGCCCATAACTATTTGCCAAAACTTGAACTGTTTATTTTTGCTCTATATGCTCTAGTGATGGGCTTAATCACAGTGGCCATTATTTTGGCCATCCTTAGAAGTCCTCAGGTGACAGCCAATATTATCTGTGGATCCATTGCCGGATATTTGCTCATTGGTCTTTCTGGGGCATTTGTTGCTTTACTTATAGAAACTCTGCATCCGGGTGCTTTTTTGCTGGGTGGTGAACCACTCAGTCGGGAGGGGTTAGCGGATGAGTTGATTTACTACAGCATGGTGAGTCTTTCCACCATTGGTTATGGCGATATCACACCAGTTGCTCCTATGGCTCGTTCTGTATCCCTGGCGGTTGGCCTGACCGGGCAGATTTATCTCACGGTTTTGGTCGCTGTGCTGGTGGGCAAGTTTCTAAAAGACTGA
- a CDS encoding cation:proton antiporter produces MEHNPLLTIQVDLLILLLLASLAAVTLTRVQFPYTVGLVLLGLLLGGLADWFPALAVLNTFNLSHDLILFVFVPPLIFESAINLDGRLLLRNLLPVLVLAGPGLLISTAIVGAIVAWGTPLTLGQALLFGSLISATDPVAVIALFKELGAPKQLSVLVEGESLFNDATAIVTFNIILALVLSGAPLSGDTLVQGGFSFLVAFAGGLVVGAVLGFLGQFPLRWARENRLVLSTLSLVFAYGTFLLAEEVFGVSGVIAIVSAGLVVGWLANRYLDPDVKAFGKEFWEYVAFLANSLIFLLVGITAAGFDIVSQLTEAGALLAELGVAVLAILVSRAVVVFGLTPLINRFQPHNRVSWPFQVVSYWGGLRGAVCLALALSFDPQFPNRDLMVLLTLGVALFTLFLPGTTISRLMQGLGLDQPPILEQVKLHLGRIVADQQALQDLAAMKAGADVLFAEPIDQMEVEQRQTLEQSQQSLRELAQRLDLEPNQVKQLVGLIALSAEKAFYRRVYDAGLVAPNVLNQMNLLVALKSDAVKRGAMPPDLNYIDPVELRLQNLRYRLTERYFPNSKALQDMRSHLLTAQYAYHAVQLYAAQQVYREMQYIATAAKIPDDLLQSCLEAYQQSRTEALAELERIAAENPAIGQMFLRNTLEQVTQRTRAKVVKDMQAEGLVSIQSGA; encoded by the coding sequence ATGGAGCATAATCCCCTACTGACCATCCAGGTCGACCTGCTGATTCTGCTGCTGCTCGCCAGTCTGGCCGCCGTCACCTTGACGCGGGTGCAATTCCCCTACACCGTGGGACTGGTTCTGCTGGGCCTACTCCTGGGGGGACTGGCCGACTGGTTTCCTGCCCTGGCGGTACTGAATACCTTCAACCTGTCCCACGATCTGATTTTGTTCGTCTTCGTACCGCCCCTAATTTTTGAGTCGGCTATCAACCTGGACGGTCGCCTGCTGCTGCGGAACTTGCTTCCGGTGCTGGTCTTGGCGGGGCCGGGGTTGCTGATCTCGACGGCGATCGTGGGGGCCATCGTCGCCTGGGGCACCCCCCTTACCCTGGGGCAGGCGCTGCTGTTTGGCAGCTTAATTTCCGCCACCGACCCCGTTGCGGTGATTGCCCTGTTCAAAGAACTGGGGGCTCCGAAGCAGCTTTCCGTGCTAGTGGAAGGCGAAAGCCTGTTCAACGATGCCACCGCCATCGTCACCTTCAATATCATTCTGGCCCTGGTGCTGTCGGGGGCTCCCCTCAGCGGCGATACCCTGGTGCAAGGGGGATTCAGCTTTTTGGTGGCCTTCGCAGGGGGGCTGGTCGTGGGGGCCGTTCTGGGCTTTTTGGGGCAGTTTCCCCTGCGGTGGGCGCGGGAAAATCGACTGGTGCTGTCTACCCTGTCCCTGGTGTTTGCCTACGGCACTTTCCTGCTGGCGGAAGAGGTGTTTGGCGTGTCGGGGGTGATTGCCATCGTCAGCGCGGGGCTGGTGGTGGGCTGGCTGGCCAATAGGTATCTCGACCCCGACGTTAAAGCCTTTGGCAAAGAGTTCTGGGAATACGTGGCATTTCTAGCCAATAGCCTGATCTTTTTGCTGGTAGGCATTACCGCCGCTGGGTTTGATATTGTGTCTCAGCTCACCGAGGCAGGTGCACTGCTGGCAGAACTGGGAGTAGCGGTGCTGGCCATCCTGGTCTCGCGGGCGGTGGTAGTCTTTGGCCTGACCCCTCTGATCAATAGGTTTCAGCCCCACAACCGGGTGAGCTGGCCCTTTCAGGTGGTGAGTTACTGGGGCGGTCTGCGGGGGGCTGTCTGTCTGGCCCTGGCCCTGAGTTTCGATCCCCAGTTTCCTAACCGCGACCTGATGGTGCTGCTCACCCTGGGCGTGGCCCTGTTTACCCTGTTCCTACCGGGCACCACCATCTCCCGCCTGATGCAGGGGCTGGGGCTGGATCAGCCGCCCATTCTAGAGCAGGTGAAGCTGCACCTGGGGCGCATCGTGGCCGACCAGCAAGCCCTTCAGGATCTGGCCGCCATGAAAGCTGGTGCAGACGTCTTGTTTGCCGAGCCGATTGACCAGATGGAAGTGGAGCAGCGACAAACCTTGGAGCAGTCTCAGCAGTCTCTGCGGGAGTTAGCTCAGCGCTTAGATCTGGAGCCCAACCAGGTGAAGCAGCTGGTTGGGTTGATTGCCCTCTCGGCAGAAAAGGCGTTTTATCGCCGGGTCTACGATGCCGGTCTGGTTGCCCCCAACGTGCTGAACCAGATGAACCTGCTGGTGGCCCTCAAATCCGATGCGGTGAAGCGGGGAGCCATGCCGCCAGACCTAAACTATATTGACCCGGTGGAGTTGCGGTTACAAAATCTGCGCTATCGACTGACGGAGCGGTATTTCCCCAATAGTAAGGCTTTGCAAGATATGCGATCGCATCTCCTCACCGCCCAGTATGCCTACCATGCCGTACAACTTTATGCCGCTCAACAGGTTTACCGAGAGATGCAGTACATCGCCACCGCCGCCAAAATCCCCGATGATTTGCTGCAATCCTGTCTGGAGGCCTACCAGCAAAGCCGTACCGAAGCTCTGGCCGAACTGGAACGCATTGCCGCAGAAAATCCTGCGATCGGGCAGATGTTTCTACGCAATACTCTGGAGCAGGTAACCCAAAGAACCCGCGCCAAAGTGGTCAAAGACATGCAAGCAGAAGGGCTGGTGTCAATTCAGAGTGGAGCTTGA